From one Lycium ferocissimum isolate CSIRO_LF1 chromosome 5, AGI_CSIRO_Lferr_CH_V1, whole genome shotgun sequence genomic stretch:
- the LOC132056856 gene encoding probable LRR receptor-like serine/threonine-protein kinase IRK, translating to MLLHILTVLALSVFVVECLDPAFNDDVMGLIVFKAGFTDTQSKLTSWSDDDATPCNWVGIKCDPQSNRVSQILLDNFSLSGHIARSLLRLQFLKVLSLSKNNFTGSINPILAQIPSLRVIDLSENSLSGPIPDEFFRQCSSLQSVSFAKNNLNGQIPDSLTSCSTLQRVNFSSNRLSGPLPLELWSLTSLRSLDVSDNLLEGEIPKAIEGLYSLRSINLKKNRFTGWLPENIGNCVQLKSIELSENLLSGGFPVSMRRLGLCTTMDLRSNSLNGEIPDWIADMKSLKVLDLSGNNLSGRIPSSLGDLPSLKELNLSNNQFVGSLPRSLLKCVDLVILDIGNNFLSANLPSWTFELGLKSISLSGNRFTGHIDYLPISMAASLQVLDLSSNALSGEIPSAIWNISSLQVLNISRNFLSGTIPEAVGKLNATRILDLSHNQLNGSIPREIGSAVSLLELKLKENHLSSTIPADIANCSALTSLDLSHNNLTGPIPPEIAKLTILEVVDFSFNQFSGSLPKELTNLTQLATFNVSHNHLQGELPVGGFFNSISPSSVVGNPSLCGSVLNHSCPAVHPKPLVLNPNSSDSNHGSVTSLGRKRIMLSISSLIAIGAAVFIALGVVIVSILNLHARSSMALSAATFTLSGGDDFSPSHGTEANLGKLVMFSGDADFVAGTQALLNKDNELGRGGFGSVYKTQLGDGRSVAIKKLNITSLIKSQEDFEREMKCLGSIRHQNLVSLEGYYWTPSLQLLINEYVSGGSLYKLLHEQSSKRSLSWQQRFNIILDTAKGLAYLHQLNIIHYNMKSTNVLVDDGSANTKVGDFGLARLLPVLDRYILSSKIQSALGYMAPEFACQTVKITEKCDVYGFGILTLEVVMGKRPVEYMEDDVIVLCDMVRGALEEGRIEECIDERLQGNFPVEEAIPVVKLGLICASQVPSNRPDMEEVIKILELIRCPSESPEEIE from the exons ATGTTGTTGCATATATTAACTGTTTTAGCCTTATCTGTGTTTGTTGTGGAGTGTTTGGACCCTGCATTTAATGATGATGTTATGGGTTTAATTGTTTTCAAAGCTGGATTTACTGACACACAATCAAAGCTTACATCTTGGTCTGATGATGATGCTACTCCTTGTAATTGGGTTGGTATAAAATGTGATCCTCAATCCAATAGAGTTTCTCAGATTTTGCTTGATAATTTCTCTCTTTCTGGTCATATAGCTAGAAGCCTTTTGAGGTTACAATTCTTGAAGGTTTTATCTTTGTCTAAGAATAACTTTACAGGCAGTATTAATCCCATTCTTGCTCAAATACCTAGCTTGAGGGTTATTGATTTGAGTGAGAATAGTTTATCAGGACCAATCCCTGATGAATTTTTTCGACAATGTTCGTCTTTACAATCTGTTTCCTTTGCCAAGAACAATCTTAATGGCCAAATTCCTGATTCTTTAACCTCTTGCTCAACATTGCAAAGGGTTAATTTTTCGTCGAACAGGCTTTCAGGTCCATTGCCGTTAGAGTTATGGTCTTTAACCTCTCTTCGATCCCTTGATGTATCGGATAATTTATTGGAGGGAGAGATCCCTAAAGCAATTGAGGGTTTATATTCTTTGAGGtcaattaatttaaagaaaaacagGTTTACTGGTTGGTTGCCTGAAAATATTGGCAACTGTGTGCAGCTTAAGTCAATTGAACTCAGTGAGAATTTGCTCAGTGGAGGTTTTCCTGTATCTATGAGAAGACTTGGTTTATGTACTactatggatttaagatcaaaTTCATTGAATGGGGAGATTCCAGATTGGATAGCGGATATGAAAAGCCTTAAGGTTTTGGATCTTTCTGGAAATAATCTTTCTGGTAGAATTCCGAGCTCGTTGGGTGATCTTCCATCGCTAAAGGAACTGAATCTGTCGAATAATCAGTTCGTTGGAAGCTTGCCTCGGTCCTTGTTGAAATGCGTTGACCTTGTAATCTTGGACATTGGCAATAACTTCTTGAGTGCTAACCTTCCTTCTTGGACCTTTGAATTGGGACTAAAGAGCATTTCCCTTTCCGGGAATAGGTTTACCGGTCATATAGATTATCTGCCGATATCCATGGCTGCTTCCCTTCAAGTTTTGGATTTGTCTTCCAATGCATTATCTGGTGAAATACCGTCTGCCATTTGGAATATCAGTAGCTTGCAGGTCTTGAATATTTCCCGGAACTTTTTGTCTGGTACTATCCCAGAAGCTGTAGGTAAACTAAATGCAACTCGAATTCTAGATTTAAGTCACAATCAACTAAACGGAAGCATTCCCCGTGAGATTGGGAGTGCTGTTTCATTGCTGGAACTGAAGCTGAAAGAAAATCATCTGAGTAGTACAATTCCTGCAGATATAGCAAATTGCTCCGCTCTAACTTCATT GGACCTGTCACACAACAACCTCACTGGTCCTATCCCTCCTGAGATTGCTAAGTTGACCATTCTTGAAGTGGTGGATTTCTCCTTTAACCAGTTTTCAGGAAGCTTGCCTAAAGAACTAACCAATCTTACCCAGCTTGCCACATTTAATGTCTCCCACAACCATCTCCAAGGTGAACTTCCAGTAGGTGGATTTTTCAACAGCATTTCTCCCTCATCTGTTGTTGGTAATCCATCCCTATGTGGTTCTGTTCTCAACCACTCCTGCCCCGCTGTCCATCCGAAGCCTCTTGTACTAAACCCAAATTCGTCTGACTCGAATCATGGTTCTGTTACTTCGCTTGGTCGTAAGAGAATCATGCTCAGTATATCATCTCTCATTGCCATTGGAGCAGCAGTTTTCATAGCTCTTGGAGTAGTGATTGTCTCCATTCTCAATCTGCACGCGCGCTCTTCTATGGCGCTCTCTGCTGCAACTTTCACCTTATCTGGTGGCGATGACTTTAGCCCTTCACATGGTACAGAAGCCAACCTCGGCAAGCTTGTTATGTTTTCTGGTGATGCAGATTTTGTTGCTGGAACTCAAGCGCTGCTTAACAAGGATAATGAACTTGGACGTGGTGGTTTTGGATCCGTCTACAAGACACAACTCGGAGATGGACGTTCTGTTGCCATCAAGAAGCTCAACATTACAAGTTTGATCAAGTCCCAAGAAGATTTTGAGAGGGAAATGAAATGTCTTGGAAGCATCAGGCACCAGAACCTGGTGTCACTTGAAGGTTATTATTGGACACCTTCTCTTCAGCTCCTGATTAATGAATATGTATCTGGAGGAAGCTTGTACAAATTACTCCACGAGCAAAGTTCCAAAAGGAGCCTCTCTTGGCAGCAAAGATTCAACATTATTCTTGATACTGCCAAAGGCTTAGCCTATCTGCACCAGCTGAACATTATTCACTACAATATGAAGTCAACCAATGTCCTCGTAGATGATGGTTCAGCCAACACCAAAGTTGGAGATTTTGGTTTGGCTCGTTTATTACCCGTCTTGGATCGTTACATTTTGAGCAGCAAGATTCAGAGTGCACTTGGATACATGGCTCCTGAATTTGCATGCCAGACGGTGAAGATAACTGAGAAATGTGATGTCTATGGATTTGGTATCTTGACTCTCGAGGTGGTGATGGGTAAAAGACCCGTGGAGTACATGGAAGACGATGTGATTGTATTATGTGACATGGTGCGGGGAGCACTGGAAGAAGGCAGGATAGAAGAATGCATTGACGAACGGCTCCAAGGTAACTTCCCCGTCGAAGAGGCAATTCCAGTTGTGAAACTTGGTTTAATATGTGCATCTCAAGTTCCATCCAATCGACCAGACATGGAAGAGGTCATCAAAATTTTGGAGTTAATCAGATGTCCATCAGAAAGTCCCGAGGAAATAGAGTAA